Proteins co-encoded in one Prinia subflava isolate CZ2003 ecotype Zambia chromosome 32, Cam_Psub_1.2, whole genome shotgun sequence genomic window:
- the YKT6 gene encoding synaptobrevin homolog YKT6 isoform X1, translating into MRLYSLSVLYKGDPKVHLLKAAYDVSTFNFFQRSSVQEFMTFTSQLIAERSPLGSRASVKEQEYLCHVYVRNDGLAGVVIADNEYPQRVCFTLLDKVLDEFSRQVSKMDWPSGSPATISYSALDGYLSKYQRHALSLQNPRDADPMTRVQAELDETKIILHNTMESLLERGEKLDDLVSKSEVLGAQSKAFYKTARKQNSCCEIM; encoded by the exons ATGAGGCTCTATAGCCTAAGTGTCCTTTACAAAGGTGACCCCAAAGTGCATTTGCTCAAAGCTGCCTACGATGTGTCCACCTTCAACTTCTTTCAGAGATCCAG TGTGCAGGAGTTCATGACGTTCACGAGCCAGCTGATCGCGGAGCGCTCGCcgctgggcagcagggcctcTGTCAAGGAGCAAG AGTACCTGTGCCATGTGTACGTCCGGAACGATGGGCTGGCCGGAGTGGTGATCGCAGACAATGAATACCCACAGCGGGTTTGTTTCACTTTGCTGGACAAG GTGCTGGATGAGTTCTCCAGGCAGGTCAGCAAGATGGACTGGCCCTCAGGGTCACCTGCCACCATCAGCTACTCTGCCTTGGATGGATACCTCAGCAAATACCAG CGCCATGCTCTTTCTCTCCAGAACCCCCGGGATGCTGATCCAATGACCCGAGTGCAGGCGGAGCTGGACGAGACCAAAATCATcctg CACAACACTATGGAATCACTGCTGGAGCGTGGGGAGAAGCTGGACGACCTGGTCTCCAAATCAGAGGTGCTGGGGGCACAATCCAAAGCCTTCTACAAAACG GCCCGAAAGCAGAACTCCTGCTGTGAAATCATGTGA
- the YKT6 gene encoding synaptobrevin homolog YKT6 isoform X2, protein MRLYSLSVLYKGDPKVHLLKAAYDVSTFNFFQRSSVQEFMTFTSQLIAERSPLGSRASVKEQEYLCHVYVRNDGLAGVVIADNEYPQRVCFTLLDKVLDEFSRQVSKMDWPSGSPATISYSALDGYLSKYQNPRDADPMTRVQAELDETKIILHNTMESLLERGEKLDDLVSKSEVLGAQSKAFYKTARKQNSCCEIM, encoded by the exons ATGAGGCTCTATAGCCTAAGTGTCCTTTACAAAGGTGACCCCAAAGTGCATTTGCTCAAAGCTGCCTACGATGTGTCCACCTTCAACTTCTTTCAGAGATCCAG TGTGCAGGAGTTCATGACGTTCACGAGCCAGCTGATCGCGGAGCGCTCGCcgctgggcagcagggcctcTGTCAAGGAGCAAG AGTACCTGTGCCATGTGTACGTCCGGAACGATGGGCTGGCCGGAGTGGTGATCGCAGACAATGAATACCCACAGCGGGTTTGTTTCACTTTGCTGGACAAG GTGCTGGATGAGTTCTCCAGGCAGGTCAGCAAGATGGACTGGCCCTCAGGGTCACCTGCCACCATCAGCTACTCTGCCTTGGATGGATACCTCAGCAAATACCAG AACCCCCGGGATGCTGATCCAATGACCCGAGTGCAGGCGGAGCTGGACGAGACCAAAATCATcctg CACAACACTATGGAATCACTGCTGGAGCGTGGGGAGAAGCTGGACGACCTGGTCTCCAAATCAGAGGTGCTGGGGGCACAATCCAAAGCCTTCTACAAAACG GCCCGAAAGCAGAACTCCTGCTGTGAAATCATGTGA